In Trichoderma asperellum chromosome 1, complete sequence, a single window of DNA contains:
- a CDS encoding uncharacterized protein (EggNog:ENOG41) produces MVNTGKPSMACATCKTRRIKCDRLQPECSQCIRSGWTCPGIPSTADVMFRHHRTRRAPGVSQHASIGQPPEPRERHRIIDLSPAVTDRATAFFLYQYAFSPELCSSTGISPGVHEHLPVLLQHEPPTGALNTIVAAAGLAALANAGASAPWKFDAYRSYGKALEQLRVDLKDPVRMKSDSTLAAVMLMGTFEMISDGDLASMESFGRHIVAGAQCVQLRGPSQFRNLVSVILFIQLRRLIIMTCHQLQEPLPYTLKVWSRWTENPKKKDEASLNRFSELNEELAAVRAEIKQRAIQSPAVVAAMLEPIDHKVEDWRSKLPDSWNFKSYRSLGPSVNPAAGGQMFQYDEYPDFWVASTWNNYRMVRILIHESILMTTMKYGTDEEKSGLKHSAKVLAEMTNGVCSSVPYIMGDRCRRHYSRASFETLRPDLRRAKPGGYTLLWPLFLAGSLSTTPKDQRDWIALVLREMGLRMGMQLAISMAIKLEQTTSSFSDPDLWLIGEFFPR; encoded by the exons ATGGTGAATACGGGAAAGCCTAGCATGGCTTGTGCCACTTGCAAAACACGCAGGATTAAA TGTGATCGGCTGCAGCCTGAATGTTCTCAGTGCATACGCTCTGGTTGGACGTGTCCGGGAATACCCTCTACCGCCGATGTCATGTTCCGGCACCACCGTACACGTCGAGCGCCTGGAGTCTCTCAGCACGCAAGTATTGGCCAGCCGCCAGAACCAAGAGAGAGACACAGGATTATCGACTTGTCACCTGCAGTTACAGACAGGGCCACGGCCTTCTTCCTGTATCAGTACGCATTTAGTCCCGAGCTCTGTTCCAGCACTGGCATCTCCCCAGGAGTCCATGAGCATCTGCCAGTCCTCCTTCAACATGAACCACCTACGGGAGCGCTTAATACCATCGTGGCAGCCGCGGGACTTGCCGCTTTGGCGAATGCTGGAGCTTCAGCGCCGTGGAAATTCGATGCCTATCGTTCATACGGGAAAGCTCTCGAGCAACTACGCGTCGATCTCAAAGATCCGGTTCGCATGAAATCCGATAGCACATTGGCGGCTGTCATGTTGATGGGTACTTTTGAG ATGATCTCGGATGGTGACCTGGCTTCGATGGAATCTTTCGGCCGCCATATTGTAGCCGGCGCTCAATGCGTTCAGCTTCGTGGGCCAAGCCAGTTCCGTAATTTAGTATCTGtcattttatttattcagCTGCGTCGTCTTATT ATCATGACTTGCCATCAACTTCAGGAGCCCTTGCCTTACACTCTCAAGGTGTGGTCACGATGGACTGAGAACcctaaaaagaaagatgaggCTTCTCTGAATCGCTTTTCCGAATTAAATGAGGAACTCGCAGCCGTCCGAGCTGAGATCAAGCAGAGGGCCATACAAAGTCCTGCAGTTGTGGCTGCTATGCTGGAGCCAATCGACCACAAGGTCGAAGATTGGAGGTCGAAGCTTCCAGACTCGTGGAATTTTAAGTCGTACAGATCTCTAGGGCCAAGCGTCAATCCAGCGGCTGGAGGTCAAATGTTTCAATATGACGAGTATCCGGATTTCTGGGTTGCTTCCACTTGGAATAATTACCGCATGGTTCGTATTCTGATTCATGAGTCCATATTGATGACAACAATGAAATACGGCAcagatgaggagaagagcgGGCTCAAACACTCAGCCAAGGTACTGGCTGAAATGACAAACGGAGTTTGCTCCAGTGTGCCGTATATTATGGGCGACAGGTGCAGGAGACACTATTCGAGAGCCAGCTTCGAAACTCTAAGGCCAGACTTGAGACGAGCGAAACCGGGTGGATACACGCTGTTATGGCCATTGTTTCTAGCCGGATCGCTGAGCACTACTCCCAAAGACCAGCGAGACTGGATTGCCCTTGTCTTGCGAGAAATGGGCCTACGCATGGGCATGCAGCTAGCCATATCGATGGCGATAAAACTGGAGCAAACAACCTCGTCATTTTCGGACCCTGACCTGTGGCTTATTGGCGAGTTTTTCCCTAGGTAG
- a CDS encoding uncharacterized protein (EggNog:ENOG41~MEROPS:MER0030934~SECRETED:SignalP(1-19)), with amino-acid sequence MGLFSIILATLLTAAPCSANGCPTSLPPSTPSVTTKHGALLGGKCNTTDVNFFLSIPYANPPKRFHAPVPYTGVFDKRNATVPAPACPQFGTTFIETGAQSEDCLFLDIWVPEHKSHESKLPVKIWIFGGSDEAGGISNAMYTGCYAAENAIQVNINYRVGPLGFLAAEEAGISGNFGIQDQLLALKWIKANIESFGGDPDKMLLFGQSAGAFNTFAIATMDEAPSLISAAIMESGGGADFASVTEAQPWNDLFLTGLGCQPSNFSCINSKSVAEMQTAVLQMPAGVGPTIGSPISHLGRGFSWGPLVDGKVIPKAPASAGVKVPSIFGSTASEGMLFVLATYSQNLTKQTQDTYDDFLSYQFGPLASRVNSTYPLSKFPPTASIPNSADAAIGAIFTDYAFKCTAYRGLEKGIANRVPVFAYSFARVPSCNWMTSVPNIPFIHSFLGATHTAELPFVFGVLDGLPAPGGNCSSTADELQVSKQMISSWDSMAAVASPGAHWPRYFGGSQGRKGMGMMYLANETVVGEMDYSVCPFWDEIREELLTLQAQGKVSGP; translated from the exons ATGGGGCTGTTTTCTATTATTCTCGCTACTCTCCTAACGGCAGCGCCATGCTCCGCCAATGGGTGCCCAACTTCACTGCCGCCGTCGACGCCATCGGTCACAACCAAACATGGGGCACTGCTGGGTGGGAAATGTAACACAACAGATGTAAACTTCTTCTTATCTATTCCTTATGCAAATCCCCCAAAGAGATTCCACGCTCCTGTGCCGTACACTGGAGTATTCGACAAACGAAACGCGACGGTTCCCGCCCCAGCCTGTCCACAGTTTGGGACGACTTTCATTGAGACGGGGGCGCAGTCTGAGGACTG CCTCTTCCTTGACATCTGGGTCCCGGAGCACAAGTCCCATGAGTCTAAGCTGCCGGTCAAGATATGGATCTTTGGTGGCAGCGACGAAGCTGGCGGCATCTCAAATGCAATGTACACAGGGTGCTACGCTGCTGAGAACGCTATCCAGGTTAATATCAACTATCGAGTTGGGCCTCTGGGGTTcctggctgctgaagaagctggaatCAGTGGTAATTTTGGCATACAAGATCAGCTCCTGGCGCTGAAATGGATCAAGGCTAACATTGAGTCCTTTGGTGGTGACCCT GACAAGATGCTTCTTTTCGGACAGTCAGCTGGCGCTTTCAACACCTTTGCCATTGCAACCATGGATGAGGCGCCTAGCCTGATTAGTGCTGCCATTATGGAATCGGGAGGCGGTGCCGATTTTGCTTCAGTTACGGAGGCGCAGCCTTGGAATGATCTTTTCCTTACTGGCTTGGGCTGCCAGCCTTCAAAT TTCTCGTGCATCAATTCCAAAAGCGTAGCTGAAATGCAGACGGCCGTTTTGCAGATGCCCGCTGGAGTTGGACCGACAATTGGCAGCCCCATCTCCCATCTCGGCCGAGGCTTCAGCTGGGGCCCTCTTGTAGATGGCAAAGTAATCCCCAAGGCGCCTGCTTCAGCCGGCGTCAAGGTTCCATCTATTTTCGGCTCGACCGCTTCAGAAGGCATGCTCTTCGTTTTGGCAACTTACTCACAAAACTTGACAAAGCAAACTCAGGATACTTATGACGATTTCTTGAGTTATCAGTTTGGCCCGCTTGCGTCGCGTGTCAACTCCACCTATCCGCTCTCCAAGTTTCCACCAACCGCCTCTATTCCTAACTCTGCCGACGCTGCCATCGGTGCCATCTTTACTGATTATGCCTTCAAGTGTACGGCTTACAGAGGTCTTGAGAAGGGTATCGCCAACAGGGTGCCTGTTTTCGCCTATTCCTTTGCCCGCGTACCCTCATGCAACTGGATGACATCTGTTCCCAATATCCCATTTATTCACAGCTTTCTTGGTGCCACGCACACCGCAGAGCTTCCGTTTGTCTTTGGCGTGCTGGATGGACTGCCTGCACCTGGAGGGAACTGCTCCTCGACTGCAGATGAGTTGCAGGTCAGCAAGCAGATGATATCTTCGTGGGATAGTATGGCAGCTGTAGCAAGCCCTGGAGCCCATTGGCCACGCTACTTTGGAGGAAGCCAGGGAAGAAAGGGCATGGGAATGATGTATCTCGCGAATGAGACAGTTGTGGGAGAGATGGACTACAGCGTTTGTCCATTCTGGGACGAGATAAGAGAAGAGCTATTGACTCTGCAAGCTCAGGGGAAAGTGAGCGGGCCCTAA
- a CDS encoding uncharacterized protein (EggNog:ENOG41), whose translation MSMIGRLWGCFNPPTPPKSSDAIKFGVLGAAGIAPLALFTPAKSHPEVVIQAISARDRSKAEAYAKSYGIPEVRDTYQEILDDPNIDAIFIPLPNGLHFEWAVRAIRAGKHVLLEKPSVSNSTEAEILFNLPELNQPNGPVLLEAFHSRFYPSWALFNSLVDPAEVEHVESRSMIPWWASNKDQIHFNYNLSGGTIMAMGTYNFAALRLLFGESPEECISCDVKAYTDGIHDKCDYEFKATFRFPNGGTGVASSTLMGETVMKPSWVTVKTRETTIPNNNLPVGQQQYQKRELTLQGLIHGVFWHRIDIKEINEVRTKDGQVVRQWEETTSRKAYTWKEAGGEFSHLPGETHWMSYRHQLEQFVNKVKGRKTQFWVEREDSIAQMKMVDMAYERSGLGPRPTSSFK comes from the exons ATGTCCATGATTGGTCGTCTCTGGGGCTGCTTCAACCCGCCCACCCCTCCAAAAAGCAGCGATGCCATCAAATTTGGCGTTTTGGGAGCTGCCGGCATTGC GCCCCTTGCCTTGTTCACTCCCGCCAAATCACATCCCGAAGTCGTGATCCAGGCCATTAGCGCTCGTGATCGCAGCAAAGCAGAAGCTTATGCAAAATCTTACGGTATTCCCGAGGTCAGAGATACTTATCAAG AAATCCTTGATGATCCCAACATtgatgccatcttcatcccTCTACCAAACGGCCTGCATTTTGAGTGGGCGGTTCGAGCCATCCGCGCCGGGAAGCATGTGCTACTTGAGAAACCTTCCGTGTCCAACTCTACCGAAGCCGAAATCCTCTTCAACCTGCCCGAGCTGAACCAACCCAACGGGCCCGTGCTACTCGAAGCGTTCCATAGCCGCTTTTACCCTTCTTGGGCTCTGTTCAACTCATTAGTCGACCCCGCCGAAGTCGAGCACGTCGAGTCGCGCTCCATGATCCCCTGGTGGGCCAGCAATAAGGATCAGATTCACTTCAACTACAACCTGTCAGGCGGCACTATCATGGCCATGGGCACTTACAATTTTGCCGCGCTGCGTCTGCTCTTTGGCGAAAGCCCAGAGGAGTGCATCAGCTGCGACGTCAAGGCGTACACAGACGGCATACATGACAAGTGTGACTACGAGTTCAAGGCTACGTTCCGGTTCCCCAACGGCGGCACCGGCGTGGCCTCTAGCACGCTGATGGGCGAAACCGTGATGAAGCCATCGTGGGTTACAGTCAAGACCAGGGAGACGACGATTCCCAATAACAATTTGCCCGTTGGCCAGCAACAGTATCAAAAGCGTGAGCTGACGCTGCAAGGCCTCATCCACGGCGTCTTCTGGCATCGCATCGACATCAAGGAGATTAACGAAGTTCGAACAAAGGATGGCCAAGTTGTCAGGCAATGGGAGGAGACCACCTCCCGCAAGGCGTACACTTGGAAAGAAGCTGGTGGCGAGTTTTCTCATCTTCCTGGAGAGACTCACTGGATGTCCTACAGACACCAGCTCGAGCAGTTTGTCAACAAGGTCAAGGGGCGCAAGACGCAGTTCTGGGTCGAGAGGGAAGACTCGATTGcccagatgaagatggtcgACATGGCGTATGAGAGGAGCGGGCTGGGGCCTAGGCCGACCAGTTCGTTCAAGTGA
- a CDS encoding uncharacterized protein (EggNog:ENOG41), translating to MTKPPSSPVASTASATSTNPNTPRSSEPHEGNSQADQEIVDTGNQAVIVDVAPSSPESSSQKNHDIQPTWPSKIDRTKIRAEACWLDQNLDNILLDIHWAGQHSRAFLKLHTALHLEGVPGASRHGLVNAYIFIYPERIRQLSFASQPQYSPFGPPTIALTFDLSRPPALILPKTYTSLGPGAKDTMLSLRSLIQQTCFTVFASLPSRMLSSSWLQQFCQDITEHKLTTIASLANLKSLYQGHGAQVVEGDGPFEAVSDQGDAAAPTAQELQLPAYEEANPHFPPPRSTKRKRSYDESSAIGHDSKSMGVAAMQALIGDMLEAKLTAHERRVGAMLSDHEHKVQEMLSAHLCKVNEQLAINNYHIADQIESVEDRVRNDMVNEFTDTINNRILEEMEGVQESVMEQITSMPLQAHLTFPNHPFL from the exons ATGACCAAACCTCCTTCCTCTCCGGTCGCCTCAACCGCCTCGGCAACTTCCACGAATCCGAATACTCCGCGCTCAAGTGAGCCACATGAAGGAAATTCGCAAGCAGATCAAGAAATTGTCGACACCGGCAATCAAGCGGTGATAGTTGATGTCGCGCCTTCATCGCCAGAGTCATCTAGTCAAAAGAATCATGATATTCAGCCGACATGGCCCAGTAAAATCGACCGGACAAAAATTCGCGCCGAGGCTTGCTGGCTTGACCAAAACTTGGATAATATCTTGCTAGATATACACTGGGCTGGACAACATAGCCGCGCATTCTTGAAACTTCACACAGCCTTGCACCTTGAGGGCGTACCTGGTGCCTCTCGGCATGGCCTCGTAAACGCCTATATCTTCATATACCCAGAGCGGATACGCCAGCTTTCATTCGCCTCGCAGCCCCAATATTCACCTTTCGGCCCACCTACTATAGCGCTCACCTTTGATCTTAGTAGACCACCGGCTCTCATTCTGCCCAAGACATACACCAGTTTGGGACCAGGAGCAAAAGACACGATGCTTTCTCTTCGTAGCCTTATTCAGCAGACATGTTTCACCGTCTTCGCATCTCTTCCGAGCAGAATGCTCTCATCATCCTGGCTGCAGCAATTTTGTCAAGATATTACAGAGCATAAACTCACAACCATTGCATCTCTCGCAAACCTGAAATCTCTGTACCAAGGCCATGGTGCTCAGGTGGTTGAAGGTGATGGTCCGTTTGAAGCCGTTAGTGACCAgggcgatgctgctgcccctACTGCTCAagagctccagctcccaGCGTATGAAGAGGCCAATCCACATTTTCCTCCTCCACGGTCTA CTAAGAGAAAAAGGTCCTATGATGAGAGCTCTGCGATTGGACATGACTCCAAGTCGATGGGAGTTGCAGCGATGCAAGCCCTCATTGGAGACATGCTCGAGGCAAAGCTCACCGCTCATGAGCGCAGGGTGGGAGCGATGCTATCCGATCACGAGCACAAAGTTCAGGAGATGCTATCTGCTCATCTATGCAAGGTGAATGAGCAATTAGCCATCAATAATTATCATATTGCAGATCAAATCGAATCTGTAGAAGACCGGGTAAGGAATGACATGGTGAATGAGTTCACGGACACGATCAACAATAGGATactggaagagatggagggagTGCAAGAATCTGTAATGGAGCAGATTACTTCAATGCCCTTGCAAGCTCACCTGACTTTTCCCAACCATCCATTCCTTTAA